A region of Moorena producens PAL-8-15-08-1 DNA encodes the following proteins:
- a CDS encoding CHAT domain-containing protein yields MKKLSFLITIALTCFLASGKALSNSVVITPDSRFPTPDSRLPIPDSLEQQAQQRYETGQYQEAIPLLEQVISNYTESGDIIGEINSLVNLALVYQRLGYIEQAKEILSQSYSKLSQLHNTKERQELQAQILSVEGQVYLSGGNVKQALANWEKTSDIYQDLGDLNRLIESQIYQVQALRSLGLYNQATKTLTQIKETLQEQPDSKLKSRALQYLGNILRRVGKFQDSQEILQQSLAIAENLPNQTLIADSLISLGDTARLHAESLLSLRDRARSQQKRKDAMAFYQRVVEESPLPDIKIQGQLNQLNILIANQEWSKARGLLSAIDDTLTTLSPNQTAISARINLAQTLSKSKNSQLKTPNSLATYLTDALKLARDLGDQRAEAEAIGNLGRLYEQQSRLDDAQKLTEKALLIAQQIKAPDLGYQWQWQLGRILNQKDDKKNAIAAYSQSVQTLKSIRSDLVAISSDIQFEFRESVEPVYRELVGLLLEANAPQENLKQARDVIESLQLAELDNFFRDACLDAKPANIDEIDPNAAIVYTIILPDRLEVIVTLPGQPLRQITTNLPKTEIEQQLASVKTNITSPWRSLKKKNLQTIHDWLISPIETELAKSNIRTLVFIPDGALRNLPMSVLYDGENYLIEKYSIAVAPSLQLIDPKANVRQNVSALSAGVTETRPHRPNLAPLPGVKVELENIKAQVPSSILLNESFTESNFNTEVNTSGYEIVHLATHGEFSSVAEKTFLLTWDDVINLNELNNIISADQKQKNPIELLVLSACQTAAGDSRAALGLAGVAVRSGARSTLASLWSVDDVATTELMTRFYQRLAKGKVTKAEALREAQQELLQRQEFNHPYYWSAFILLGNWL; encoded by the coding sequence ATGAAAAAACTATCATTTCTAATTACAATCGCATTAACCTGCTTCCTAGCATCGGGAAAAGCGTTATCCAATTCTGTTGTCATCACACCCGATTCCCGATTCCCGACTCCCGATTCCCGACTCCCGATTCCCGATTCCCTAGAACAACAAGCCCAACAACGCTATGAAACCGGGCAATATCAAGAAGCGATACCGTTGTTGGAGCAAGTTATTAGTAACTACACGGAGAGTGGAGACATTATTGGTGAGATTAACAGCTTAGTTAATCTGGCTTTAGTTTATCAACGTTTGGGATATATAGAACAAGCTAAAGAAATACTATCCCAGAGTTATAGCAAATTATCACAACTCCATAATACCAAAGAACGTCAAGAATTACAAGCCCAAATTCTGTCAGTGGAAGGACAAGTATACTTATCTGGAGGTAATGTCAAACAAGCCTTGGCAAATTGGGAAAAAACTAGTGATATTTACCAAGACCTAGGAGACCTCAATAGATTAATAGAAAGTCAGATTTACCAAGTGCAAGCCTTACGGTCATTAGGGTTGTATAATCAAGCCACTAAAACCTTAACTCAAATCAAGGAAACGCTTCAAGAGCAACCCGATAGCAAACTCAAAAGTAGAGCCCTCCAATACCTAGGTAATATCCTGCGCCGAGTGGGTAAATTCCAAGACTCTCAGGAAATATTACAACAAAGTTTAGCCATAGCCGAAAACTTACCAAATCAGACTTTGATTGCTGATAGTCTAATCAGTTTGGGGGATACAGCTAGATTACACGCTGAAAGTCTACTCAGTTTGAGGGATAGAGCTAGATCACAACAGAAAAGAAAAGACGCAATGGCTTTCTATCAACGGGTTGTGGAGGAATCTCCCTTACCGGATATTAAGATTCAGGGACAATTAAATCAACTGAATATATTGATAGCTAACCAAGAGTGGTCAAAAGCCAGAGGGTTATTGTCAGCGATAGACGATACTTTAACGACATTATCTCCAAATCAAACAGCAATAAGTGCTAGAATTAATCTAGCCCAAACCCTTTCAAAAAGTAAAAACTCTCAACTCAAAACTCCCAACTCCCTGGCTACTTATCTCACCGATGCCCTTAAGCTGGCTAGGGATTTAGGAGATCAAAGAGCGGAAGCTGAAGCCATTGGTAACTTGGGGAGGTTATACGAACAGCAATCACGTCTTGATGACGCCCAAAAATTGACCGAAAAAGCCTTACTCATTGCTCAACAAATCAAGGCTCCGGATTTAGGCTATCAATGGCAATGGCAACTGGGAAGAATCCTCAACCAAAAAGACGATAAAAAAAACGCGATCGCTGCCTATTCCCAATCCGTGCAAACCCTCAAATCTATCCGTAGCGATTTAGTCGCGATTAGTAGCGATATTCAGTTTGAGTTTCGAGAGAGTGTCGAACCAGTCTACCGAGAATTAGTAGGACTACTGCTGGAGGCGAATGCACCTCAAGAAAACCTCAAACAAGCACGAGATGTGATTGAATCCCTGCAACTAGCGGAACTAGACAACTTTTTTCGCGATGCCTGTCTAGATGCCAAACCAGCTAATATCGACGAAATAGACCCCAACGCTGCTATAGTCTATACCATTATCTTGCCAGACCGCCTGGAAGTAATTGTCACCTTACCCGGACAACCTCTGCGGCAGATCACCACTAACTTACCCAAAACAGAAATAGAACAACAACTCGCTTCGGTAAAGACAAATATTACTAGCCCTTGGCGAAGTCTTAAAAAGAAAAACTTACAAACAATACACGACTGGTTAATCAGCCCGATTGAAACGGAACTAGCCAAGAGTAACATCCGCACCCTAGTATTTATACCAGACGGAGCCCTGCGCAATCTTCCCATGTCTGTGCTTTATGACGGGGAAAACTATTTGATCGAGAAATATAGTATTGCGGTAGCACCTAGTTTACAATTAATCGACCCTAAAGCAAATGTCAGACAAAACGTTTCTGCTCTGAGTGCTGGAGTGACGGAAACTCGTCCCCATCGTCCCAATTTAGCACCACTTCCTGGGGTGAAGGTGGAATTAGAGAATATCAAGGCTCAAGTTCCTTCATCGATTCTACTCAATGAATCCTTTACTGAATCCAACTTCAATACCGAAGTTAATACCTCTGGTTACGAAATCGTTCATCTCGCCACTCATGGTGAATTTAGTTCAGTAGCTGAAAAAACCTTTCTGCTGACCTGGGATGACGTGATCAATCTCAATGAGTTAAATAATATCATCTCAGCCGATCAAAAGCAAAAAAATCCCATTGAATTACTCGTCCTCAGTGCTTGTCAGACAGCCGCAGGAGACTCCCGAGCGGCGTTGGGATTGGCTGGAGTAGCAGTGCGATCTGGTGCACGCAGTACCCTTGCTAGTCTCTGGTCTGTGGACGATGTAGCCACTACAGAGTTAATGACTCGCTTCTATCAGAGGTTAGCTAAGGGCAAGGTTACCAAGGCTGAAGCTCTGCGTGAAGCTCAACAGGAGTTGTTGCAGAGGCAGGAATTTAATCACCCCTATTACTGGTCGGCTTTTATTTTACTGGGAAATTGGTTGTGA
- a CDS encoding filamentous hemagglutinin N-terminal domain-containing protein — protein sequence MKYFNKSIALLINMKPWIYGLVQTSSVVLCSLLAATTALGQITPDNTLGNESSLVRPNVNVKGHLADLIEGGAIRESNLFHSFSDFNVAEFGRVYFANPAGITNILSRVTGAKVSNILGTLGVLGNANLFVINPNGIFFGPNSRLDLGGSFFGSTADSVLFEDGTVFSAKNPNQKPLLTINIPSGLQYGSNPGSITNESSLFQVPNVQTLGLIGGDINIPDGQLTATDGRIELGSVGSNSVVNLIPTDTSFVLDYSGVQEFQDISLSEGAFVNTSGESGGSIQVQGAKVSLRDRSLVLANTEGSGSGGGIVVKASQLSLDGGSRITTDVTGSGQGGDARITTGELMVSDGARVSAITTDEGDSGNLTVDASESVQLIGTDADGRSRSALSTQTQGKGKAGELSITTRQLIVSDGAVVSAGTVGEGDGGNLTVDASESVQVIGTDADGRSRSALSTQGNSNSKGKAGDLIIPTGKLIVSDGARVSTDTSGEGDGGNLTVNASSTVQIIGTSVDGLPVSDLSAETFGKGNGGDLSITTGELIVKDGARVSASTAGVGDGGDVSITTGQLIVKDGAQVLAVTVGEGDGGKLTVDADSTVQLIGTDADGSVSSGLLAETFGKGNGGDLSITTGQLIVKDGAVVSASTAGVGDGGDVKITTGELIVSDRAQVSAATVGEGDGGKLTVDASESVQLIGRSADDRVPSGLFTQTNGTGKAGELKITTEQLMVKDGATVSASTTGEGDGGNLTVDASESVQLIGTSANGQYRSALATQTQGTGKAGELLKITTGQLIISDGAAVSAQSNQPESSAGTVEINANSIFLNNNGIITAETAGDKGNITLLYSRVIRLFNQSQITTDADNTTGGNITIDTDVLLGLGNSDITANAEKGPGGRVEIDASKGIFGLKFRDRLTSDNDITATSDLGPSFSGEVILNTPGVDPTSGLTELPGILVDAEAILANDLCGFENNRIAGGSSFTITGKGGLPASADDPVINSDTTVGWRTRPGLASSRRQQLQQLRQQPKAKGHATRTVRRPSQDKKVIIEAQGWVRAKDGTIILTAHPFRGTPVEQILPHLDCHSGRGSRK from the coding sequence ATGAAATATTTCAATAAATCGATCGCTCTATTGATTAACATGAAACCTTGGATTTACGGACTTGTGCAAACAAGTAGCGTTGTATTGTGTTCTCTACTGGCTGCAACTACGGCATTAGGACAAATCACTCCAGATAATACCCTCGGTAATGAAAGTTCTTTGGTAAGGCCCAATGTAAATGTTAAGGGACACCTAGCGGATTTGATAGAAGGTGGGGCGATTAGAGAAAGCAATTTATTCCATAGCTTCTCAGATTTTAATGTTGCCGAGTTTGGGCGAGTTTATTTTGCGAATCCTGCTGGAATTACCAACATCCTGAGTCGGGTAACTGGAGCTAAGGTTTCCAATATTTTAGGGACTCTGGGAGTATTGGGCAATGCTAACTTATTTGTGATAAATCCAAACGGTATTTTCTTCGGTCCTAATAGCAGACTGGATCTGGGAGGGTCATTTTTTGGGAGTACTGCTGATAGTGTCTTGTTTGAAGATGGCACAGTATTCAGCGCTAAAAATCCCAATCAGAAACCGTTATTAACGATTAATATACCATCTGGCTTGCAATATGGATCAAATCCAGGGAGTATTACCAATGAGTCTAGTCTTTTTCAGGTACCAAATGTTCAAACATTAGGACTAATTGGTGGTGACATTAATATTCCTGATGGTCAGTTAACAGCAACCGATGGACGGATTGAGCTGGGGAGTGTTGGTTCTAATAGCGTGGTGAACTTGATACCAACGGATACTAGTTTTGTATTGGATTATTCAGGAGTTCAAGAGTTTCAGGATATTAGTTTGTCCGAGGGTGCTTTTGTTAATACCAGTGGGGAAAGTGGTGGCAGTATCCAGGTGCAGGGGGCTAAGGTGAGTTTACGGGATCGCTCTTTGGTTCTTGCGAATACCGAAGGGAGTGGAAGTGGGGGTGGCATAGTTGTTAAGGCTTCACAGTTGAGTCTTGACGGTGGTTCTAGGATAACTACAGATGTAACTGGCTCAGGGCAGGGGGGAGATGCCAGGATTACCACTGGGGAGTTAATGGTCTCTGATGGAGCAAGAGTTTCAGCTATCACAACCGATGAAGGGGACAGCGGAAATTTGACTGTGGATGCCTCTGAATCTGTTCAACTGATTGGTACTGATGCCGATGGTCGGTCTCGCAGCGCCTTGTCTACTCAAACTCAAGGGAAAGGAAAAGCGGGAGAGTTGAGTATTACCACTAGGCAGTTAATAGTCTCTGATGGAGCAGTTGTTTCAGCTGGCACTGTTGGTGAAGGGGACGGGGGAAATTTGACAGTGGATGCCTCTGAATCTGTTCAAGTGATTGGTACTGATGCCGATGGTCGGTCTCGCAGCGCCTTGTCTACTCAAGGTAATTCAAACTCAAAAGGAAAAGCAGGAGATTTGATTATTCCCACTGGCAAGTTAATAGTCTCTGATGGAGCAAGAGTTTCAACTGACACTTCTGGCGAAGGGGACGGGGGAAATTTGACTGTGAATGCCTCTTCTACTGTTCAAATCATTGGTACCTCAGTCGATGGTCTGCCTGTCAGCGACTTGTCGGCTGAAACTTTTGGGAAAGGAAATGGGGGAGATTTGAGTATCACCACCGGGGAGTTAATTGTCAAAGATGGAGCACGAGTTTCAGCTAGCACTGCGGGTGTTGGGGACGGGGGAGATGTGAGTATTACCACTGGACAGTTAATTGTCAAAGATGGAGCACAAGTTTTAGCTGTCACTGTTGGTGAAGGGGACGGGGGAAAGTTGACTGTGGATGCCGACTCTACTGTTCAACTGATTGGTACTGATGCCGATGGTTCGGTTTCCAGCGGCTTGTTGGCTGAAACTTTTGGGAAAGGAAATGGGGGAGATTTGAGTATCACCACTGGACAGTTAATTGTCAAAGATGGAGCAGTTGTTTCAGCTAGCACTGCGGGTGTTGGGGACGGGGGAGATGTGAAGATTACCACTGGGGAGTTAATAGTCTCTGATCGAGCACAAGTTTCAGCTGCCACTGTTGGTGAAGGGGACGGGGGAAAGTTGACTGTGGATGCCTCTGAATCTGTTCAACTGATTGGTAGGTCAGCCGATGATCGGGTTCCCAGCGGCTTGTTTACTCAAACTAACGGGACAGGAAAAGCGGGAGAGTTGAAGATTACCACTGAGCAGTTAATGGTCAAAGATGGAGCAACAGTTTCAGCTAGCACAACCGGTGAAGGGGACGGCGGAAATTTGACTGTGGATGCCTCTGAATCTGTTCAACTGATTGGTACCTCAGCCAATGGTCAGTATCGCAGCGCCTTGGCTACTCAAACTCAAGGAACAGGAAAAGCGGGAGAGTTGTTGAAAATTACCACTGGCCAGTTAATTATCTCTGATGGAGCAGCAGTTAGTGCTCAAAGCAATCAACCGGAGAGTTCAGCAGGCACGGTAGAGATTAATGCCAACTCCATCTTCCTAAACAACAATGGAATCATCACAGCAGAAACAGCAGGAGACAAAGGCAATATTACTCTATTATATTCCCGTGTCATCCGACTCTTTAACCAAAGCCAGATTACCACTGACGCTGATAATACCACTGGGGGCAATATAACCATTGATACTGATGTCTTACTCGGTCTGGGAAATAGCGACATCACCGCCAATGCTGAAAAAGGACCAGGAGGTCGTGTTGAGATTGATGCATCCAAAGGCATCTTTGGCTTAAAGTTTCGAGACCGTCTAACTTCAGACAATGACATCACCGCTACGTCTGACCTTGGCCCATCCTTCAGCGGTGAAGTAATCCTCAACACCCCAGGCGTAGACCCGACCTCAGGATTAACGGAGTTGCCAGGAATCCTGGTCGATGCAGAAGCCATCCTGGCCAATGACCTTTGTGGCTTTGAGAATAATCGGATTGCTGGCGGGAGTTCCTTCACCATTACCGGAAAAGGGGGTTTACCAGCTAGTGCAGACGATCCAGTGATTAATAGCGACACCACAGTGGGCTGGAGAACTCGTCCTGGCTTAGCCAGCAGCAGAAGACAACAATTACAGCAATTACGGCAGCAACCTAAGGCCAAAGGCCACGCTACGCGAACAGTGAGACGCCCTTCCCAAGACAAAAAAGTGATTATCGAAGCCCAAGGCTGGGTCAGAGCAAAGGATGGCACAATTATTCTGACGGCTCATCCCTTTAGGGGTACTCCTGTTGAGCAGATATTGCCCCATCTTGATTGTCATTCGGGAAGAGGGAGTAGGAAGTAG
- a CDS encoding CHAT domain-containing protein — MKKLSFLIAIVLTCFLPSGKALSNSQGITPNSRFPFPSWEGLGVGSDSPFPIPVPLLGGVRGGFRFPIPDSPEQQAQQLYETGQYQDAISLLEQMISNYRESGDLIGEINSLVNLALVYQRLGNLDQALETIYQSFTQLSQLDNTKERQELQAQILSVQGQVYLSLGQGEKALSIWQETSAIYQDIGDLNRLTESQIYQVQALRVLGLYNQATKTLTQIKETLQDQPDSKLKSRALQYLGDVLRRVGKFQDSQEILQQSLAIAENLPNQTLIAEILLSLGDTARLQRKTEYALDFYQRVVKESPLPHLKIQGQLNQLSILIAKQKWSQARALLPTIDYTLTTLYPSKTAINARIKIAKTLLKSENTQIKNTKSLATYLADAIKLARNLGDKRAEAEAIGNLGTLYEYNQRLDEAQDLTEKALVIAQGIQAPDLAYQWQWQLGRILNLKQDKKNAIAAYYQSVITLQSIRSDLVTISSDIQFDFRESVEPVYRELVGLLLEPNASQENLKKARDVIESLQLAELDNFFRDACLDAKPANIDEIDPNAAIVYTIILPDRLEVIVTLPGQPLRQITTNLPKIAIEYQLALAWRNITSPWRGLQKENLQTIHNWLIGPIQAELANSNILTLVFIPDGALRNLPMSVLYDGEKYVIEKYSIAVAPSLQLIDSQANARQNFSVLSAGVTEVRPHRPNLAPLPGVKVELENIKAQVPSSILLNESFTESNFNTEVNTSGYEIVHLATHGQFSSVAEKTFLLTWDDVINLNELNSLISADQKQKNPIELLVLSACQTAAGDSRAALGLAGVAVRSGARSTIASLWSVDDLSTAELMTHFYQRLAKGNVTKAEALRQAQQELLQTEDFNHPFYWSAFILLGNWL, encoded by the coding sequence ATGAAAAAACTATCATTTCTAATTGCAATCGTATTAACCTGCTTCCTACCATCGGGGAAAGCATTATCAAATTCTCAAGGAATCACACCCAATTCCCGATTCCCGTTCCCCTCCTGGGAGGGGTTAGGGGTGGGTTCCGATTCGCCATTCCCGATTCCCGTTCCCCTCCTGGGAGGGGTTAGGGGTGGGTTCCGATTCCCGATTCCCGATTCCCCAGAACAACAAGCCCAACAACTCTATGAAACAGGTCAATATCAAGACGCTATATCGTTGTTGGAGCAAATGATTAGTAACTACAGGGAGAGTGGCGACCTTATTGGTGAAATTAATTCCTTAGTCAATTTAGCTTTAGTTTATCAACGTTTGGGAAACCTAGACCAAGCATTAGAAACCATATACCAGAGTTTTACCCAACTATCACAACTCGATAATACCAAAGAACGTCAAGAATTACAAGCCCAAATTTTGTCAGTCCAAGGACAAGTATACTTATCTCTAGGTCAGGGGGAAAAAGCTTTATCAATTTGGCAGGAAACTAGTGCTATCTACCAAGATATCGGAGACCTAAATAGATTAACAGAAAGTCAGATTTACCAAGTGCAAGCCTTACGAGTATTGGGGTTGTATAATCAAGCTACTAAAACCTTAACTCAAATCAAGGAAACTCTTCAAGACCAACCCGATAGCAAACTCAAAAGTAGAGCCCTCCAATATCTAGGTGATGTGCTGCGCCGAGTAGGAAAATTCCAAGACTCTCAAGAAATTTTACAACAAAGTTTAGCCATAGCCGAAAACTTACCAAATCAGACCTTGATTGCTGAGATTCTGCTCAGTTTGGGAGATACAGCTAGATTACAAAGAAAAACAGAATACGCTTTGGATTTCTATCAACGAGTTGTCAAGGAATCTCCCTTACCCCATCTTAAAATTCAGGGACAATTAAATCAACTGAGTATATTGATAGCGAAACAAAAGTGGTCGCAAGCCAGAGCATTATTGCCAACTATCGACTATACATTAACCACATTATATCCCAGTAAAACCGCAATCAATGCTAGAATTAAGATAGCAAAAACCCTGTTAAAATCTGAAAACACACAAATAAAAAATACCAAATCCCTTGCTACTTATCTCGCCGATGCTATTAAGCTAGCTAGGAATTTAGGAGATAAAAGAGCGGAAGCTGAAGCCATTGGTAACTTGGGAACCTTATACGAATACAATCAACGTCTTGATGAAGCCCAAGACTTGACCGAAAAAGCCTTAGTCATTGCTCAAGGAATCCAGGCTCCGGATTTAGCCTATCAATGGCAATGGCAACTGGGCAGAATTCTAAATCTAAAACAGGATAAAAAAAACGCGATCGCTGCCTATTATCAATCCGTGATAACCCTCCAATCTATCCGTAGCGACCTAGTCACGATTAGTAGCGATATTCAGTTTGATTTCCGAGAGAGCGTCGAACCAGTCTACCGAGAATTAGTAGGACTACTGCTCGAACCAAATGCATCTCAAGAAAACCTCAAAAAAGCACGAGATGTGATTGAATCCCTGCAACTAGCAGAACTAGACAACTTTTTTCGCGATGCCTGTCTAGATGCCAAACCAGCTAATATCGACGAAATAGACCCCAACGCTGCTATCGTCTATACCATTATCTTGCCAGACCGCCTGGAAGTAATTGTCACCTTGCCGGGACAACCTCTGCGCCAGATCACCACTAACTTACCCAAAATAGCAATAGAATACCAACTGGCTTTGGCTTGGAGAAATATTACTAGCCCTTGGCGAGGTCTTCAAAAGGAAAACTTACAAACAATACACAACTGGTTAATCGGCCCGATTCAGGCCGAACTAGCCAATAGTAACATCCTCACCCTAGTATTTATCCCCGACGGAGCCCTGCGCAATCTTCCCATGTCTGTGCTTTATGACGGGGAAAAGTATGTGATCGAGAAATATAGTATTGCCGTAGCACCCAGTTTACAACTAATCGACTCCCAAGCAAACGCCAGACAAAACTTTTCAGTTCTGAGTGCTGGAGTGACGGAAGTTCGTCCCCATCGTCCCAATTTAGCACCACTTCCTGGGGTGAAGGTGGAATTAGAGAATATCAAGGCTCAAGTTCCTTCATCGATTCTACTCAATGAATCCTTTACTGAATCCAACTTCAATACAGAAGTTAATACCTCTGGTTACGAAATCGTTCATCTCGCCACTCATGGTCAATTCAGTTCAGTAGCTGAAAAAACCTTTCTGCTGACCTGGGATGACGTGATCAATCTCAATGAGTTAAATAGTCTAATCTCAGCCGATCAAAAGCAAAAAAATCCCATTGAATTACTCGTCCTCAGTGCTTGTCAGACAGCGGCAGGAGACTCCCGAGCCGCTTTGGGATTGGCTGGAGTAGCAGTGCGATCTGGCGCACGCAGTACCATTGCCAGTCTTTGGTCTGTGGACGATCTAAGCACTGCAGAGCTAATGACTCACTTTTATCAGAGGTTAGCCAAGGGCAATGTTACCAAGGCTGAAGCTCTGCGACAAGCTCAACAGGAGCTGTTGCAGACGGAGGATTTTAATCACCCGTTTTATTGGTCAGCTTTTATTTTGCTGGGAAATTGGTTGTGA
- a CDS encoding helix-turn-helix domain-containing protein, translating to MMISTAQAAELLGVSATRVRFLLSKGRVKGAYKVGRTWVIPLFDGMPVVTPGTRGPKRNWSKRTEYTKAVIHVNQRVIRQNLKSGERNPVITVKRGSKNIYGHTVEVNGPCRVMYRPDDPLHCGARVWIETISDFKVS from the coding sequence ATGATGATTTCTACCGCCCAAGCCGCTGAATTACTAGGTGTTTCTGCCACTCGCGTCCGTTTCCTGCTGAGCAAGGGCAGAGTGAAGGGGGCTTATAAGGTGGGTAGAACTTGGGTGATTCCTCTGTTTGACGGTATGCCGGTGGTCACCCCTGGTACTCGTGGACCGAAGCGGAATTGGTCAAAGCGTACGGAGTACACTAAGGCTGTGATTCACGTTAATCAAAGGGTAATTCGCCAAAATCTCAAGAGCGGGGAGCGTAACCCTGTGATTACGGTCAAACGGGGTTCTAAAAATATTTATGGTCATACGGTAGAGGTCAATGGCCCCTGTCGGGTGATGTATCGTCCAGATGATCCATTACATTGTGGGGCTAGGGTGTGGATTGAGACGATTTCTGATTTTAAGGTGAGTTGA
- a CDS encoding BrnT family toxin translates to MEFEWDESKAFGNIKKHGVSFEEAKTVFNNPLAVIFDDPLHSVNEQR, encoded by the coding sequence ATGGAATTTGAGTGGGATGAGTCAAAAGCTTTTGGCAATATTAAGAAACACGGTGTTAGTTTTGAAGAAGCTAAGACTGTCTTCAATAATCCATTAGCAGTGATCTTTGATGATCCATTACATTCTGTAAACGAACAACGATAA
- a CDS encoding DUF433 domain-containing protein, whose amino-acid sequence MSLQSNGKVAIIRTERGLTISGTRITLYDVMDYLTAEYPPKFIRGLFNLTEEQINAALTYIKANRTEVEAEYQIVVKEAEELRQYYEQRNRDLIARLAKKPPLPGREAAWEKLQAQKAKHQAQFESQRQRSAYFIQKHRLRY is encoded by the coding sequence ATGAGTTTACAGTCTAATGGAAAAGTGGCTATCATTCGTACAGAAAGGGGATTAACGATATCAGGTACACGCATCACACTCTATGATGTAATGGATTACCTAACTGCCGAATATCCTCCTAAGTTCATTCGTGGTCTGTTCAATCTAACCGAGGAACAAATAAATGCTGCTCTGACCTACATTAAGGCCAATCGTACTGAAGTCGAAGCTGAGTATCAAATTGTAGTTAAAGAAGCTGAAGAATTGCGACAGTATTATGAACAGCGGAATCGTGACCTGATTGCCCGACTTGCCAAAAAGCCACCATTACCAGGTAGGGAGGCGGCTTGGGAAAAGCTGCAAGCACAGAAAGCAAAACATCAAGCTCAATTTGAGTCCCAGCGTCAGCGGTCAGCTTATTTTATTCAAAAGCACCGATTGCGCTACTAG
- a CDS encoding DNA adenine methylase: protein MTQLELFNTASLTSHKKVINVASVPQRSPFRYAGGKTWLIPQIRQWLYNKGGTDKELFEPFAGGGIVSLTAAFDNLVGRVTMVEKDEGVAAVWQVILGGGAEWLAETIVNFHLTAKSAKQAIDSANESLESLAFATVVKNRVNRGGILADGASFMKNGENGKGITSRWYPQTLKKRILSIAEIKTKIKFIAGDGFEVCEQNYHRNDAIYFIDPPYLKAGRRLYRYSAVDHEALFKLASKLEGDFLMSYDNTEETRDLASRYEFAIQPIAMKNTHHAKKTELLISRNFDWFLY from the coding sequence ATGACTCAACTTGAGCTATTTAATACTGCCTCTCTCACCAGTCATAAAAAAGTCATAAATGTAGCTAGTGTGCCGCAACGTAGCCCATTTCGCTATGCTGGTGGTAAAACTTGGCTAATACCCCAAATTCGCCAATGGTTGTATAATAAAGGTGGTACAGATAAGGAACTTTTTGAACCTTTTGCTGGTGGAGGTATAGTCAGTCTTACTGCTGCTTTCGATAATTTAGTAGGTAGAGTGACTATGGTAGAAAAAGATGAAGGGGTTGCTGCTGTGTGGCAGGTCATTTTAGGTGGTGGTGCCGAATGGCTAGCCGAAACTATTGTCAATTTTCATCTAACTGCAAAGAGTGCTAAGCAAGCTATTGATTCTGCAAATGAATCTCTTGAATCTCTCGCTTTCGCAACAGTAGTTAAAAATCGCGTTAATCGTGGTGGAATTCTGGCTGATGGTGCTAGTTTTATGAAAAATGGGGAAAATGGCAAAGGAATCACGTCACGCTGGTATCCTCAAACCCTGAAAAAGCGCATACTTTCTATTGCTGAAATCAAGACAAAAATTAAATTTATTGCTGGGGATGGGTTTGAGGTTTGTGAGCAAAATTATCACCGCAACGATGCTATTTATTTTATTGATCCACCTTATTTAAAAGCTGGGCGCAGGCTCTATCGATATTCAGCAGTTGATCATGAAGCTCTATTTAAACTTGCTAGCAAATTAGAAGGCGATTTTCTGATGAGCTATGACAATACAGAAGAAACAAGGGATCTAGCAAGTCGCTATGAATTTGCTATACAACCTATTGCGATGAAAAACACTCACCATGCCAAGAAGACAGAATTGTTGATTAGCCGAAATTTCGATTGGTTTTTATATTAG